One segment of Mycolicibacterium baixiangningiae DNA contains the following:
- a CDS encoding ceramidase domain-containing protein: MRFSTVPVSFGHSDCERIADGALAQPVLTVTSLAYVAAGMVVLWWAVRWRAPLAWAAAVVLVAVGVGSVAFHGPQPSWAKVAHDVPIIAVGLVYAAVLVRSRRAQWRSTWAVAAGVFALGLVAYAAGRSGSPLCRPDSLWQYHGAWHVLSAAAAGCAIRAVAPPR; the protein is encoded by the coding sequence ATGCGGTTCTCGACCGTTCCGGTGAGTTTCGGCCACTCGGACTGCGAGCGCATCGCCGACGGTGCGCTGGCGCAACCCGTCCTGACCGTCACCAGCCTGGCCTACGTCGCCGCCGGGATGGTCGTGCTGTGGTGGGCCGTTCGGTGGCGGGCGCCGCTGGCGTGGGCCGCCGCAGTGGTGCTCGTGGCAGTCGGCGTCGGCAGCGTCGCATTCCACGGGCCCCAGCCGTCGTGGGCCAAGGTCGCCCATGACGTGCCGATCATTGCTGTGGGACTGGTGTACGCCGCGGTTCTCGTCCGGAGCCGGCGCGCGCAGTGGCGGTCGACATGGGCGGTGGCGGCGGGGGTGTTCGCGCTGGGTCTGGTCGCCTACGCCGCAGGACGCTCCGGATCGCCGTTGTGCCGGCCCGACAGCCTCTGGCAGTACCACGGCGCGTGGCACGTCCTCTCCGCAGCTGCCGCCGGATGCGCCATCCGCGCCGTCGCTCCGCCGCGGTGA
- a CDS encoding TetR/AcrR family transcriptional regulator: MTTTDRPIRADAARNRALLLAAAEDEFAERGPSASVADIARRAGVAKGTVFRHFPTKEDLIASIVCGHIAVLADAARRLADSPDAGAALLEFLTIAADQRQRHDLTFLQSASDGDPRVTEVRDALHANLELLVDRARTSGAIRADITEADVFLMMCAPIHIVENLAAPAPLLWQRYLAIIFDGLRPDGAHPLPQPAPVAP, translated from the coding sequence GTGACCACCACCGACCGGCCAATCCGCGCGGACGCGGCACGCAACCGCGCCTTGTTGTTGGCCGCGGCCGAGGATGAGTTCGCCGAACGAGGCCCGTCAGCGTCGGTGGCCGACATCGCCCGCCGAGCCGGGGTGGCGAAGGGCACGGTGTTTCGACACTTCCCGACAAAGGAGGATCTGATCGCCTCCATCGTGTGCGGGCATATCGCCGTGCTCGCAGACGCCGCACGGCGGCTGGCCGACTCGCCCGACGCGGGCGCGGCACTGTTGGAGTTCCTGACAATCGCAGCCGACCAACGCCAACGACACGATCTGACGTTTCTGCAGTCAGCCAGCGACGGCGACCCCAGGGTGACCGAGGTTCGCGATGCACTGCACGCGAACCTTGAATTGCTCGTTGACCGAGCGCGCACCTCGGGTGCCATCCGAGCCGACATCACCGAGGCCGACGTCTTCCTGATGATGTGCGCACCCATTCACATTGTCGAAAACCTGGCGGCTCCAGCGCCACTGCTCTGGCAGCGGTATCTGGCAATAATCTTCGATGGGTTACGACCCGATGGCGCGCATCCTCTACCGCAACCGGCCCCCGTCGCGCCTTGA
- the lnt gene encoding apolipoprotein N-acyltransferase, translated as MCSLPTPSRTWPGLAAAFALGALPALTFPAPSWWWLAWVGIVPLLLVVRAAPTPRAAALRAWCGMAAYILATQYWLAPSAGPLLIVLAIGLGALWLPWGVATYLFLREPITTRGISAAAVVLPSAWVVAEAVRSLPALGGPWALIGASQWNQPAMLASASLGGVWLTSFVIVAANTAIAGLIVHRRVCVRIFAAVVALACAGLGPAWFWLGPTPAAGPTVRVALVQPGAIEDSVARQAAGEALTEDLRGRRVDLVVWGESSVGVDVTDQPEALKRLADLSRRVRADLLVNVDARNRAGGIQKSSVLIGPDGLRGAYSKTRLVPFGEYVPLRQLFGWATRHTEAAGEDRLRGSGLVVLHTGRLAIGPLISFEATFSDLPREEVQRGAQLLVYQSSTSTFQGSWAQAQLSSKVAVHAAEVGHPAVHAGLSGVSSAFDAQGRQLAWFAATERGALVVDVPLGSHTTPFQRFGNWVLGLALSILGGAVVVATLRWVGAQHAGRDDRPRAGSGA; from the coding sequence GTGTGCAGTCTGCCGACGCCGAGCCGGACCTGGCCGGGCCTCGCGGCGGCCTTCGCCCTCGGCGCACTGCCGGCACTGACCTTTCCCGCGCCGTCGTGGTGGTGGCTGGCATGGGTCGGCATCGTCCCGCTGCTGTTGGTGGTGCGCGCCGCGCCGACTCCGCGGGCGGCCGCGCTACGGGCGTGGTGCGGTATGGCCGCCTACATCCTGGCCACCCAGTACTGGCTGGCGCCGAGCGCCGGACCGCTGCTGATCGTGCTGGCCATCGGGCTCGGCGCATTGTGGCTGCCGTGGGGGGTGGCAACCTATCTGTTTCTGCGCGAACCAATTACGACTCGCGGGATTTCGGCGGCCGCGGTGGTGCTGCCGAGTGCATGGGTGGTGGCCGAAGCCGTGCGGTCCTTGCCCGCCCTGGGCGGCCCGTGGGCGTTGATCGGCGCCTCGCAGTGGAATCAGCCGGCCATGCTCGCCTCGGCCTCACTCGGCGGCGTGTGGCTCACCAGTTTCGTGATCGTCGCCGCGAACACCGCGATCGCCGGTTTGATCGTGCATCGTCGCGTCTGCGTCCGCATCTTCGCCGCGGTGGTGGCACTGGCCTGTGCGGGACTCGGTCCGGCATGGTTCTGGCTGGGGCCGACGCCTGCCGCCGGGCCGACGGTACGGGTGGCGCTCGTGCAACCGGGCGCCATCGAGGACTCCGTCGCCCGTCAGGCGGCCGGCGAAGCGCTGACCGAAGACCTGCGTGGCCGGCGGGTCGACCTGGTCGTCTGGGGCGAGAGCAGCGTCGGGGTCGACGTCACCGACCAACCGGAGGCGCTGAAGCGCCTGGCGGACCTGTCCCGGCGGGTCCGCGCGGACCTGCTCGTCAACGTCGACGCCCGTAATCGCGCCGGGGGAATCCAGAAGTCGTCGGTCCTGATCGGGCCGGACGGCTTGCGCGGCGCGTACTCGAAGACGCGGCTGGTGCCGTTCGGCGAATACGTGCCTCTGCGACAGTTGTTCGGGTGGGCCACCCGGCACACCGAGGCGGCGGGCGAGGACCGACTGCGTGGCAGCGGACTGGTCGTATTGCACACCGGGCGGCTCGCCATCGGGCCGCTGATCAGTTTCGAGGCAACCTTTTCCGACCTTCCCCGTGAGGAGGTGCAGCGCGGCGCGCAGCTGCTGGTGTATCAAAGTTCCACCTCGACGTTCCAGGGAAGTTGGGCGCAGGCACAGCTGTCCAGCAAGGTCGCGGTGCACGCGGCGGAGGTGGGCCACCCCGCGGTGCACGCCGGGTTGTCAGGTGTCAGCTCCGCTTTCGACGCGCAGGGCCGGCAACTCGCCTGGTTCGCGGCCACCGAACGCGGTGCGCTCGTGGTGGACGTCCCGCTCGGATCGCACACCACCCCGTTCCAACGGTTCGGGAATTGGGTACTGGGGTTGGCGCTTTCGATCCTCGGTGGCGCCGTCGTCGTAGCGACCCTGCGGTGGGTAGGTGCACAACACGCCGGGCGGGATGATCGGCCGCGAGCCGGGTCGGGGGCATGA
- a CDS encoding zinc-dependent alcohol dehydrogenase — MAAESEPGPAPAGWSALAVTSVGICGSDLHWFADGGIGENRIEQPVVPGHEFAAVAVSGPFAGRRVAVDPAIACNSCELCLTGHHNLCPAVRFAGHGDLDGALQERLLWPDHLLHPLPDDISDDAGALLEPLGVAIHATKVGHVRPECDVLVVGAGPIGVLALAVARLCGAGRVFAVEPLEHRQATALRNGADQVWSPEQAGAGVSDATRGRGVDVVIELAGTDAAIATAVAAARPGGRIALGGIPSEDTSAFPAASARRKGLTFAMVRRMNDTYPRAIALATGAVDLDSLVTARYSLEDAAEAFSAAAERQGDKVVVAVSSS, encoded by the coding sequence GTGGCCGCCGAATCGGAGCCGGGGCCGGCCCCGGCGGGTTGGTCGGCGCTCGCGGTCACCTCGGTGGGCATCTGTGGTTCTGACCTGCATTGGTTCGCCGACGGTGGCATCGGCGAAAACCGCATCGAGCAGCCTGTGGTGCCCGGACACGAATTCGCCGCGGTGGCGGTCAGCGGACCCTTTGCCGGCCGGCGCGTGGCCGTGGACCCTGCAATCGCCTGCAACTCGTGCGAGCTGTGTCTCACCGGACACCACAACCTCTGTCCGGCAGTTCGATTCGCCGGGCATGGAGACCTGGACGGGGCACTGCAGGAGCGTCTCCTGTGGCCGGATCACCTGTTGCATCCGCTGCCGGACGACATCAGCGACGATGCCGGTGCACTACTGGAGCCCCTGGGGGTTGCCATTCATGCGACGAAGGTCGGCCACGTGCGTCCCGAATGCGATGTGCTGGTGGTGGGTGCCGGCCCCATCGGAGTGCTCGCGCTCGCGGTGGCACGCCTTTGCGGCGCGGGGCGCGTCTTCGCCGTCGAACCGCTCGAGCATCGACAGGCCACCGCGCTGCGCAATGGTGCGGATCAGGTGTGGTCGCCCGAACAGGCCGGAGCCGGCGTCTCGGACGCGACTCGAGGGCGGGGGGTCGACGTCGTCATCGAGCTGGCGGGAACCGATGCCGCGATCGCGACAGCCGTTGCTGCTGCCCGGCCGGGCGGACGCATCGCGCTGGGTGGTATTCCATCGGAGGACACGTCGGCGTTCCCGGCCGCTTCGGCTCGACGTAAAGGACTTACTTTTGCGATGGTCCGGCGGATGAACGACACCTACCCGCGTGCGATCGCGCTGGCCACCGGAGCGGTCGATCTGGATTCGCTTGTCACGGCGCGCTATTCGCTCGAAGATGCCGCCGAGGCGTTCAGCGCCGCTGCCGAGCGACAGGGTGACAAGGTCGTCGTCGCGGTGTCGAGCAGTTGA
- a CDS encoding transglycosylase family protein: protein MQRALLGAVLVVLMFAGGYTVAAHKRVTLSVDDTSVTVSTMKPRVVDVLRENGYAVGEHDEITPGADQMVHQSDTIVLRRGRPLQVSVDGQPSEQVWTTALTVDEAMKRLSMSDAAPAATSRTSRVPLAGMALPVVSPKQVRIIDGGVASDRRLAAPTVGQLLSAAGAPLTEDDKVVPRASTPVVAGMQIVVTRIRVHEVSERLPLPAPLRRIHDPTINTSRRVVDDPGRPGTQDVTFAVSTVNGRPIGRHVVARTVVTPARPQVQRVGAKPGTAVPPVRNNDTWDALARCESSGNWGINTGNGFYGGVQFTQSTWESFGGLRYAPRADLATREEQIAIAELTREGQGWGAWPVCSARVKR from the coding sequence GTGCAGCGTGCGCTCCTCGGTGCGGTCCTGGTGGTCTTGATGTTCGCGGGCGGTTACACCGTGGCGGCGCACAAGCGCGTCACGCTGTCCGTGGACGACACATCGGTGACGGTGTCGACGATGAAGCCGCGGGTGGTCGACGTGCTGCGGGAGAACGGCTATGCCGTCGGCGAGCACGACGAGATCACCCCAGGCGCCGATCAGATGGTTCACCAGTCCGACACCATCGTGTTGCGACGCGGTCGGCCGCTGCAGGTGTCGGTAGACGGGCAACCGAGCGAGCAGGTCTGGACGACGGCCTTGACCGTCGATGAGGCTATGAAGCGGCTGTCGATGAGCGACGCCGCACCCGCCGCGACGTCCCGTACCAGCCGGGTGCCGTTGGCCGGCATGGCGCTGCCGGTGGTCAGCCCCAAACAGGTGCGCATCATCGACGGCGGCGTCGCAAGCGACCGACGCCTGGCGGCGCCCACCGTGGGCCAGCTTCTGTCAGCGGCGGGTGCGCCGCTGACGGAGGACGACAAGGTGGTGCCCCGAGCGTCGACGCCGGTCGTCGCGGGCATGCAGATCGTGGTGACGCGCATCCGGGTGCACGAGGTGTCCGAGCGCCTGCCCCTGCCTGCGCCGCTGCGGCGCATCCATGACCCGACGATCAACACCAGCCGCCGCGTCGTCGACGACCCCGGCCGGCCGGGCACCCAGGACGTCACCTTCGCCGTCTCGACCGTCAACGGCCGACCGATCGGCCGTCACGTGGTGGCGCGCACCGTCGTGACCCCCGCGCGGCCGCAGGTACAGCGGGTCGGTGCCAAGCCGGGCACCGCGGTACCGCCGGTGCGCAACAACGACACGTGGGATGCGCTCGCCCGGTGCGAGTCCAGCGGCAACTGGGGCATCAACACCGGCAACGGGTTCTACGGCGGCGTGCAGTTCACCCAGAGCACCTGGGAGAGCTTCGGGGGACTTCGTTACGCCCCGCGCGCCGACCTGGCCACCCGCGAGGAACAGATCGCCATCGCCGAGCTCACTCGGGAGGGGCAGGGCTGGGGCGCCTGGCCGGTGTGCAGCGCCCGGGTGAAGCGCTGA
- a CDS encoding SDR family oxidoreductase — protein MKIVVIGGTGLVGSKVVQGLTEHGHDAVAAAPSTGVNAVTGEGLREVLSEAAAVVDVSNSPSFDETPATEFFNASTTNLLAAEQEAGIRHHVALSVVGTDELALESGYFRAKLAQEKLISAGPIPYTIVHATQFFEFLGAIADSATVGDTVRLPAAFIQPMAATDVAEAAAIAAVGEPANGIVEVGGPERFRLPDLIRTALTARGDTRQVVADPEARYWGVAIGERTLVPADGATVFDIRFADWILEAAAKA, from the coding sequence ATGAAAATCGTCGTCATCGGAGGAACAGGCCTGGTGGGCTCGAAGGTGGTGCAGGGCTTGACCGAACATGGTCATGACGCCGTCGCCGCGGCCCCATCGACGGGGGTGAACGCGGTCACCGGCGAGGGGTTGCGCGAGGTGCTGTCGGAAGCGGCGGCCGTGGTCGACGTGTCGAACTCCCCGTCGTTCGACGAAACGCCCGCCACGGAGTTCTTCAACGCATCGACGACGAATCTGCTTGCGGCGGAACAGGAAGCCGGTATCCGGCACCATGTCGCGTTGTCGGTGGTCGGCACCGATGAGTTGGCGCTGGAGAGTGGATACTTCCGCGCGAAACTCGCCCAGGAGAAGCTGATCAGCGCAGGGCCGATTCCGTACACGATCGTGCACGCGACACAGTTCTTCGAATTCCTCGGAGCCATCGCCGATTCCGCGACAGTGGGCGACACCGTCCGCCTGCCGGCGGCATTCATCCAGCCGATGGCCGCCACCGACGTCGCCGAGGCAGCCGCGATCGCCGCCGTCGGTGAACCGGCCAACGGCATTGTCGAAGTCGGCGGTCCGGAACGGTTCCGGCTGCCCGATCTCATCCGCACGGCGTTGACCGCGCGCGGTGACACCCGCCAGGTGGTGGCCGACCCCGAAGCCCGGTACTGGGGCGTCGCCATCGGCGAGCGCACCCTCGTCCCCGCCGATGGCGCGACAGTGTTCGACATCCGCTTCGCGGACTGGATCCTCGAGGCCGCGGCCAAGGCTTGA
- a CDS encoding SDR family NAD(P)-dependent oxidoreductase translates to MKLHGATALVTGSNRGIGHHFAVELLQRGAKVYATARRPELVSVPGAEVVRLDITDQSSVDAIAALATDVDVLINNAADTAGGNLVTGDLDAIRSTMDSNYYGTLAMIRAFAPILARNGGGAILNVLSAVAWTTVERNTAYAAAKSAQWGLTNGVRLELAPQGTQVVALVPGLIGTQTLLDFAERHGIEFADGAVMDPADLVRLALDGLEAGEIEILDPIGVEAKASLAGPPRALAL, encoded by the coding sequence ATGAAATTACACGGAGCCACCGCCCTGGTAACCGGATCGAATCGCGGGATCGGCCATCACTTCGCCGTGGAATTGCTCCAACGCGGAGCCAAGGTCTACGCCACGGCGCGTCGTCCCGAACTGGTGAGCGTTCCCGGCGCGGAGGTGGTCCGTCTCGACATCACCGACCAGTCATCGGTCGACGCAATCGCCGCATTGGCCACCGATGTGGACGTGCTGATCAACAATGCCGCTGACACCGCGGGCGGGAACCTCGTGACCGGAGACCTCGACGCGATCCGATCGACGATGGATTCGAACTACTACGGCACCCTCGCGATGATCCGAGCGTTCGCGCCGATCCTTGCGCGCAACGGCGGCGGAGCCATCCTGAACGTACTGTCGGCGGTGGCGTGGACGACCGTTGAGAGGAACACGGCCTACGCGGCCGCGAAGTCAGCGCAGTGGGGTCTGACCAACGGCGTGCGACTCGAGCTGGCCCCCCAGGGGACTCAGGTGGTTGCGCTCGTGCCCGGCCTGATAGGTACGCAGACCCTTCTCGACTTCGCAGAACGCCACGGCATCGAGTTCGCAGACGGCGCCGTAATGGACCCGGCCGATCTCGTCCGGTTGGCCCTCGACGGCCTCGAAGCCGGCGAGATCGAAATCCTGGATCCGATAGGGGTCGAGGCGAAAGCGAGTCTCGCCGGGCCGCCCCGCGCCCTCGCGTTGTAG
- the araA gene encoding L-arabinose isomerase, with amino-acid sequence MIASRVVTSQVWLITGSQSMYGQDILDQVADQSRQIAAWLDGSSEIPVEVRWLPVVTDPAEIARVFNEANNSEECVGVIAWMHTFSPAKMWIRGLKTLQKPLLHLHTQFGVELPWHSIDMDFMNLNQAAHGDREFGYIQSRLSTSRKTIAGHVSEPGTRWRIGSWVRAALGRAELSTLKVARFGDNMRDVAVTEGDKVEAEAHFGASINTFAVNDLVDVVEGIRPADIDKLIDEYEHTYNIAAELRPGGDRHASLRHGAQIELGLRKFLRDGGFRAFTTNFEDLGGLRQLPGLAVQRLMADGYGFGGEGDWKTALMLRAIKVMAQGLPGGTSFMEDYTYDLTPGQKRILGAHMLEVCPSIAGGIPSLEVHPLSIGNREDPVRLRFTAAPADAVIVGISDMGSRFRLVANTVRVVEPTAELPNLPVACAVWEPLPSWTTSAEAWLIAGAPHHTVLTTAIGAETIDDFAEMTDTELLVIDETTTVRGFQHELRWNDVYHHVAAGL; translated from the coding sequence ATGATCGCGTCCCGAGTTGTCACCAGTCAGGTATGGCTGATCACCGGCAGCCAGTCCATGTACGGACAAGACATCCTCGATCAGGTGGCCGACCAGTCGCGCCAGATCGCCGCGTGGCTCGATGGCAGCAGCGAGATACCGGTGGAGGTGCGCTGGCTTCCGGTGGTGACCGACCCTGCCGAGATCGCTCGGGTGTTCAACGAAGCGAACAACTCCGAGGAATGCGTCGGTGTCATCGCTTGGATGCACACCTTCTCCCCGGCAAAGATGTGGATCCGCGGTCTCAAGACGTTGCAAAAGCCGCTGTTACACCTGCACACACAGTTCGGCGTCGAGCTGCCCTGGCACAGCATCGACATGGATTTCATGAACCTCAATCAGGCGGCCCATGGCGATCGCGAGTTCGGATACATCCAGTCGCGACTGTCCACGTCTCGCAAGACGATCGCCGGCCATGTCAGCGAACCGGGTACCCGTTGGCGGATCGGCTCGTGGGTACGCGCGGCCCTGGGCCGAGCTGAACTGTCCACGCTCAAGGTCGCCCGCTTCGGTGACAACATGCGGGACGTCGCGGTGACCGAGGGCGACAAGGTGGAGGCCGAAGCGCATTTCGGGGCGTCGATCAACACCTTCGCCGTCAATGATCTGGTCGACGTCGTCGAAGGGATCCGCCCGGCAGACATCGACAAGCTGATCGACGAGTACGAGCACACCTACAACATCGCCGCGGAACTGCGTCCCGGTGGTGACCGGCACGCCTCCCTGCGGCATGGAGCTCAGATCGAGCTCGGCCTGCGGAAGTTTCTACGAGATGGCGGCTTCCGCGCGTTCACGACGAATTTCGAAGACCTCGGCGGTCTACGTCAGCTGCCGGGTCTGGCCGTGCAGCGTTTGATGGCCGACGGTTACGGGTTCGGCGGCGAAGGTGACTGGAAGACCGCGCTGATGCTGCGCGCCATCAAGGTGATGGCGCAGGGACTCCCCGGCGGCACCTCGTTCATGGAGGACTACACCTACGATCTGACGCCCGGCCAGAAACGCATCCTCGGGGCGCACATGCTCGAGGTCTGTCCCAGTATCGCCGGCGGGATCCCGTCGCTGGAGGTGCATCCGCTGTCCATCGGTAACCGCGAAGATCCGGTTCGGTTGCGTTTCACCGCCGCACCAGCCGATGCGGTGATCGTCGGTATCTCTGACATGGGTTCGCGATTCCGGCTCGTGGCCAACACCGTTCGGGTCGTCGAGCCGACAGCGGAGTTACCGAACCTCCCCGTCGCCTGTGCTGTGTGGGAACCGTTGCCGTCCTGGACCACGTCGGCGGAGGCCTGGTTGATCGCCGGCGCCCCGCACCACACGGTGTTGACCACCGCGATCGGCGCGGAGACGATCGACGACTTCGCAGAGATGACGGACACCGAGCTACTCGTCATCGACGAGACCACGACGGTGCGCGGCTTCCAGCACGAGCTCCGGTGGAATGACGTGTATCACCACGTTGCGGCCGGACTGTGA
- a CDS encoding YwaF family protein, producing MNSAQHQFSAYGPSHWVVITVFVIGAGALVWHGRRQSEAQARVLSRILAVLLVTAFLVALVYKLIRPDLATSVPLQLCDIAELTAAYTLWSQRHWAFVLTYFWGLLLSSQGLLTPDIGTPQEGAPDFPSHLFLTFFTLHVLVVWAAIYLTWGRGRRPRWRDYRFAVVVTLGWVAFTLVFNTIAGTNYGYLNAKPPTASVLDILGPWPMYLLIEIGVVAGVWALMTWPWESKARRESVRSHAAPDQHGFQLPG from the coding sequence ATGAACTCCGCACAACACCAATTCTCGGCGTACGGCCCATCGCACTGGGTGGTGATCACCGTGTTCGTGATCGGCGCTGGCGCGCTGGTCTGGCATGGCCGGCGGCAGAGCGAAGCCCAGGCACGCGTGCTGAGCCGAATTCTCGCCGTTCTTCTGGTGACGGCGTTCCTGGTGGCGTTGGTCTACAAGCTCATCCGGCCGGACCTGGCCACCTCGGTGCCGCTGCAGCTGTGCGACATCGCGGAACTCACGGCGGCCTACACTCTGTGGTCGCAGCGGCATTGGGCCTTCGTGCTGACGTACTTCTGGGGGCTGCTGCTCAGTTCGCAGGGCTTGCTCACACCGGACATCGGTACGCCGCAGGAAGGTGCGCCGGATTTCCCGAGCCATCTCTTCCTCACCTTCTTCACGCTGCATGTGCTCGTCGTGTGGGCGGCGATCTACCTGACCTGGGGACGAGGGCGGCGGCCACGGTGGCGTGACTACCGGTTCGCGGTCGTCGTGACCCTCGGCTGGGTTGCGTTCACTCTGGTGTTCAACACGATCGCCGGCACCAACTACGGATACCTCAACGCGAAGCCACCGACGGCGTCGGTGCTGGACATCCTGGGTCCGTGGCCGATGTATCTCCTGATCGAGATCGGGGTCGTCGCCGGGGTGTGGGCGCTCATGACGTGGCCGTGGGAATCGAAGGCGCGCCGCGAGAGCGTGCGTTCGCACGCCGCGCCGGATCAGCACGGGTTCCAGCTCCCGGGATGA
- a CDS encoding zinc-binding dehydrogenase gives MRAVVFEEFNGAVDVRTVADPVPSPGGVVVEVHATGLCRSDWHAWAGHDDGVTLPHVPGHELVGVVAAVGADVRQFTLGDRVTTPFVCGCGTCEWCRNGQAQVCPNQTQPGFTHWGSFAEYVALHAADANLVAVPDAVDDAAAAGLGCRFATAYRALTARARVARGEWVAVVGVGGVGLSAVQVAVAAGARVIAVDRTPAALALARSLGAEHTVLADGSDVAARVHALTGGGSHVAIDAVGSATTCADAIHSLRRQGRHVQLGLLPGISGHPPVPMDRVIAWELDVLGSHGMARVEYPEMLNRVLAGTLRPQAMVERVVGLTEGAHLLPLAGTAAPVGVTLIDPRLP, from the coding sequence ATGCGTGCTGTCGTCTTCGAGGAGTTCAACGGTGCAGTCGATGTCCGCACCGTTGCCGATCCGGTCCCGTCGCCCGGCGGAGTGGTCGTGGAGGTGCACGCGACCGGTCTGTGCCGCAGCGACTGGCACGCGTGGGCCGGACACGACGACGGCGTGACACTTCCCCACGTTCCGGGTCACGAACTGGTCGGCGTGGTGGCCGCGGTAGGCGCCGACGTCCGACAGTTCACGCTCGGCGACCGCGTCACCACACCTTTCGTCTGTGGCTGCGGAACATGCGAGTGGTGCCGCAACGGCCAGGCACAGGTGTGCCCGAACCAGACGCAGCCGGGTTTCACCCACTGGGGCTCGTTCGCCGAGTACGTGGCCCTGCATGCCGCTGACGCCAACCTGGTCGCGGTCCCCGACGCCGTCGACGATGCCGCGGCAGCGGGGCTGGGGTGCCGATTCGCCACCGCCTATCGGGCGCTGACAGCGCGCGCCCGTGTGGCGCGCGGCGAGTGGGTCGCGGTGGTCGGGGTCGGGGGTGTCGGTCTGAGCGCCGTACAGGTGGCGGTAGCCGCCGGCGCCAGGGTCATCGCCGTGGACCGCACACCCGCGGCGCTGGCCCTGGCGCGCAGCCTGGGCGCAGAGCACACCGTGCTCGCCGATGGTTCCGACGTCGCCGCACGAGTGCACGCCCTCACAGGCGGCGGAAGCCACGTCGCAATCGACGCGGTCGGCTCGGCCACTACCTGCGCGGACGCCATCCACAGCCTGCGGCGCCAGGGACGCCACGTGCAACTGGGGCTGCTGCCCGGGATCAGCGGGCATCCACCGGTGCCGATGGACCGCGTGATCGCCTGGGAGCTGGACGTTCTCGGCAGCCACGGCATGGCCCGCGTCGAGTATCCGGAGATGTTGAATCGGGTGCTGGCGGGTACGTTGCGCCCGCAGGCAATGGTCGAACGCGTCGTCGGATTGACCGAGGGGGCGCACCTTCTGCCCCTGGCCGGCACCGCCGCTCCCGTCGGCGTCACGCTCATCGATCCACGGCTGCCCTGA
- a CDS encoding nuclear transport factor 2 family protein produces the protein MLDEFQLRKLVHRYCRAVDRGDISALRDLYHHDAEDDHGAFSAGSVDDFLEGLVAARPYLRSMQHHITTVNFAVDGDSAEGEIYSIATHTVLAGDHDVDVTVGGRYLDRYEKRDATWKFIERTIVTDWATVDDPSRLDVSHPITRSTPRGSTDLNDPSHQYFSILNRDA, from the coding sequence ATGCTCGACGAGTTCCAGTTGCGCAAACTGGTGCACCGCTACTGCCGTGCCGTCGATCGCGGTGACATCTCGGCACTGCGCGACCTGTATCACCATGACGCCGAGGACGACCACGGTGCGTTTTCCGCGGGCTCCGTCGACGACTTTCTCGAGGGGCTCGTCGCTGCCCGTCCCTATCTCCGGTCGATGCAACACCACATCACCACGGTGAACTTCGCCGTCGACGGCGACAGCGCCGAAGGCGAGATCTACAGCATCGCCACCCACACCGTCTTGGCAGGCGACCACGATGTCGATGTCACGGTGGGCGGGCGCTATCTGGACAGGTACGAGAAGCGCGACGCCACATGGAAATTCATCGAGCGCACGATCGTCACCGACTGGGCCACCGTCGACGACCCGTCGCGCCTGGACGTGAGCCACCCCATCACCAGGAGCACCCCGCGGGGATCGACTGATCTGAATGACCCTTCGCACCAATACTTCTCGATCTTGAACAGAGACGCCTGA